TATTTCAAATTGTACGTTAGAAGAAGCGAAATATAATGATGAATATTTTGATTTTATTACCCTCAATCATGTTTTTGAACATGTTCCTAATCCTTCGCAAACTATGAAAGAAATTTATCGAATTTTAAAGCCAGGGGGTCATCTTATAATAGCAGTGCCAGTGAGTGACTCCCTGGCTTCGAAGGTATTTGGAAAATATTGGGCGCAGCTTGATACTCCACGTCATTTGTACCTTTTTTCAACTAGTGTCCTCAAAAAATATGCTAAAAAGTATAATTTTGATATTTTGGAAATAAGATACAATTCTGATCCCAGATATCAGATTATAAGTTCATTTATATATTTTTGGGAAAGTTTCAGGGGTAAAAAATCTAGACGTATTTTAATTCATAATTTATATCTAAATATGCTCCTTATTCCATTAACTACAATTTTAAATTTGTTTAAAATTGGAGATCAGTGTGAAATAATCTTGAAAAAGCAACATAGCTAACAATAAATTGTAGTTTTAAAAATAAAATTTTTTAAGCACTTTATACAGTAAAATCCTGAGAAATTTTATACAGGTAGATTAGATGATTCAACTTAAAAACGGAAAAACAAATAAAAAATCCAAAATTTTGATGGTCATATCTTATCCGGATACTCGCCTGAGAAAGGAAATAGATACACTGCTAAAATGTGGGTATGAAGTTAAAGTTATCATTTGGGAGAGGGGCTGGCCATTCACCTGCGATAAAAAAGTTGATGTAAAAGGTTTGGGACTTAATGCTCCAATAGGCCGTATTAATTCATTATTATACTTCCCAATATGGTTTTTATACCTTGTTTTCTGGCTATTTAAATCGGAATGGGATGTAGTCCATGCTGTAAATTTTGATACATATTTATTTTCATTGATTGCAGCTAAAATTAAAAATAAACCTATAATTTATGATGTATATGATTTTTATGGGGATATGATGCCGTCCATACTTCGAAATATTATTGTAAATGTGGATAAGCGTTTATTGCCATTTTCAGATGTTCTAATTTTGGCCGATGAAGCAAGGGTTGAACAAATAGGTGGAAATATACACAAAAACATTTTTACTATAAATAACAGCCCTGAAGAATATAATTTTGATAAAAATTATCATGATAATAATATAAACACATTTAAAGTCTTTATTGGGGGCAAAATACTAAAAGAAAGATGTTTGGACGTTGTAATTTCTGCTATTGGTAAAATAGAAGGTGCAAAACTAAGTATCAGGGGACACTGTGATGAAACAGATTATAAGCAGCAAATAATACAGCTCAGCCAAAAATTCGACAATATAGACATGTATTTAGATGGAGTTCCCTATGAAGAAATAGTTAAAGGGACACTGGGCGCTGACCTTACCATTGCACTTTATGATCCAGATATTCCTAATAATAGATACGCCAGCCCAAATAAGCTTTTTGAAGCCATGGCGTCTAAAATTCCAATTATTGTGAATGAAAATACGTCAATGGCAGATATTGTACTGAAAGAGAAATGTGGGATAGTAATACCCTATGGAAATGAAGAAGCTTTAATTTGGGCAGTATCTCGTTTAAAAAATGATCTTAGCTTGCAGAAAAGGTTGGGTGATAACGGCAGAAAAGCCTATGAGAACAAGTATAACTGGACAATTATGGAAAATCGGTTGAACAGTATTTACCGCCAGGTTCTTGAGGGGGGATTTTAGAATGTATTTAAAAAATCCTTTTCGTATGAAAGATTGGAGGATTAGAGAATTTCTTTCACTGATTATTGCGGTCCAAGTTGTATTCTCCGTATTCCTTCTTTTGGATTTCGCTGGTTTAAATGTTCCTATTGTTAAAAATATAGTTGGATTTATATTTATTTTGTTTGTTCCAGGCATGCTTTTACTTCGCTTGCTGGATTTAGACGGAATAAAACATAATGGGCCTGTCCTTTTGTATACGGTTGGATTAAGTCTAGCTAGCCTCATGTTAGTGGGATTTTTGATGAATACAATTTACCCCCTTTTTGGAATTAGTAAACCACTATCCTTTGTATCAATTTTCGCCACTATTAATGTTTTAATTGTTATTCTGTGCTTTATTTGTTATAAAATAGATAAAGGCAGGAGGTACAAATTAATTTTACGAAATTTAAAGGATATGGTGATTAAAAAATCACCGCCAAATCATGTAAATGTTAAAAATTTGATGACATCAAAGGTCCTATTTCCCCTTTTAATACCATTTTTAAGTGTTTTAGGAGCTTACATGATGAATGTATATCAGTTTAATATTTTAACAATGCTGATGATTTTTTTAATAGGTTTAATGGCATTGCTTGTTGGTATAGGGAAGATTAATTCTAAATATTATTCATTATGGATATTTGTAATTTCATTTTCCCTTTTACTGCACAAATCTCTGATTACCAACTATATTTGGGGCTGGGATGTAAACATTGAGTACTTTTTAGCAAATCAGGTCGTTGTAAATTCTTTCTGGGATCAAAATCTCCCTATGAACTATAATTCCATGCTAAGTGTAATGATGATGGTGCCTATTTTTTCCACATTCATTAACACAGGATTAATCTGGATAATGAAAATTGTTTATCCATTTATTTTCTCATTAACTCCTTTAGGTTTATATTACGTGTTTCATAAACAGACCAGCCCTCGTATAGCATTTTTTGCAGCATTTTTCTTTATGATACAGTTTACTTTTTACACAGAAATGGTATCATTAATCAGGCAGCAAGTGGCTGAACTTATGTTAGTTCTGGTATTGATGATAATGGTCAATGAGCAGATGGATGTAATAAAAAGGTCAGTTCTAGCCATAATTTTTGGGATGTCTATTGTTGTAGCACATTATGGGTTAGCCTACATTATGATGTTTATTTTATCAGTAAGCATGATTTTCCTGTATCTTATCGATAAGAACCCAGTTAATATATTTAAAAAATATTTAGCCAGGGGTAAGTTAGTTGACAATGAAAAGGGTGAAATCAACACAAAAATAAAACGGTACAGATCTATTATTGGGAACAGCAGGATAATCATCACCCCTCCATTTGTAGCCCTATTTATATTATTTATTTTGATATGGGATATTTACACATCTAACTCCACAATTTTCCAGAGTTTCGTTAACATAGGCTGTAGCATAATAGGTAATCTCTACAGTTTTATGGATCCGAATGCTACTCAGGGTTTAAGTTTGGTGATGCAGCAGCAGGTTACTCCTCTGCGTAATTTGCAGAAGAATTTCTATCTGATCAGCCAGTTATTCATAGCTGTAGGTATTCTTGCATTGTTATTTGGAAAAGACGGGATGAAATTTAAAAAAGAATTTAAAGCCCTCAGTTTAGCTGCATTTATAGTACTAATGGCCGGAGTCTTTTTACCTTTCTTTTCAAGCCAGATGAACACTTCTCGGCTTTATCACATGTCATTAATTATTTTAGCGCCATTTTGTATAATTGGAATTATAAAGGTATTCCATTTATTTAGGCCAGTATTAAGGTTTAAACCATTTTCAAAAATCAGTCGTAATAATTTATTTACGGTGATCTCTATTTTTCTGGTGGTTTTCCTGTTTTTTGACACTGGTTTTACATATCAAATTTTAGATAGGGCTGATGTTACTTCTATTGCTCTTAGTACCACCTGTGATTTCCCTAAATTTGATCAAAGAGAGGTAACAAGTGGCGAATGGCTACAAAAATATTCTTATAATGGTACTGATATTTACGCTGATAAAAATAGGGCCAGTGTTTTAAACAGTATGGTTTCATGTATGGAAATCCCTGCATATTTTGATCTGGTCAACAGTACGTCCTACATATTTTTGGGGACCGTGAATATAGCCAGAAATAAGGTCTTGATATCGCAAATGGCAGGGGCTAACATAGTAATCAATGAAGGCTATCGGCCGCCTGATGAAATACTCAGTGAACGGTTCAGGATATACGATGATGGAGGTTCATATATCTACGGATCAGCGGTTCGTGGATAAATCAAATTTAACTGGAGGTTAATTATGGACATAGGTATTGTTAGTAACTTTATAGACGAGTATAATGGTGGAATTGGCGTTTACACCCATCAAATTGTGAAAAATCTGGGTAGGATGGATAATGAGAATAATTATCATCTTATACACTACTTGAAGAATAATTTAGATATTTACAGTCAAAATAGTGAGATTATTATCCCTAAAAACCGATTTGTAAAGGGATGGGGAAGTTATATGTTCTGGAGACACTTTACATTACCTCGAGAGTTGAAGAAGTATAATCTAGATGTTGTTCATGACCCCTATGAGCTGGGACCGTTTACTTTTAACCAGCCGTTTCGGAAGGTAATCACTGTGCATGATTTGACACCGCTGCTCTTTCCAAATCTTTTTAAGAGGGGAGATGTAATGCTGCACCGTTTGCTCCTTAAAAAAACCATTAGTAAAGCTGATAAAATAATTACCGTATCTTATAATTCCCAAAGAGATATCATGGAATACCTCAATGTTCCAGAAGAGGATATAGAAGTAATATATAATGGAAAGGACGAAAATTTCAGGCCATTAAACTCCAGAC
This genomic window from Methanobacterium veterum contains:
- a CDS encoding class I SAM-dependent methyltransferase, whose protein sequence is MTKKMKHDYCDLCGSRLHKLVFTNHDRMFPEIEGEFKIYQCQNCGLSFLNQPSPEELKKHYSTGYSIYSDLNGPSHSRKIFTLIETLYHYIQKNNNLGFLRVFRFLLSPFSSYFRTVKVVENGKYLDIGCGIGYFPLVMKYLGMKPHGVEPVDFNQELSQNYSLNISNCTLEEAKYNDEYFDFITLNHVFEHVPNPSQTMKEIYRILKPGGHLIIAVPVSDSLASKVFGKYWAQLDTPRHLYLFSTSVLKKYAKKYNFDILEIRYNSDPRYQIISSFIYFWESFRGKKSRRILIHNLYLNMLLIPLTTILNLFKIGDQCEIILKKQHS
- a CDS encoding glycosyltransferase family 4 protein, encoding MIQLKNGKTNKKSKILMVISYPDTRLRKEIDTLLKCGYEVKVIIWERGWPFTCDKKVDVKGLGLNAPIGRINSLLYFPIWFLYLVFWLFKSEWDVVHAVNFDTYLFSLIAAKIKNKPIIYDVYDFYGDMMPSILRNIIVNVDKRLLPFSDVLILADEARVEQIGGNIHKNIFTINNSPEEYNFDKNYHDNNINTFKVFIGGKILKERCLDVVISAIGKIEGAKLSIRGHCDETDYKQQIIQLSQKFDNIDMYLDGVPYEEIVKGTLGADLTIALYDPDIPNNRYASPNKLFEAMASKIPIIVNENTSMADIVLKEKCGIVIPYGNEEALIWAVSRLKNDLSLQKRLGDNGRKAYENKYNWTIMENRLNSIYRQVLEGGF
- a CDS encoding DUF2206 domain-containing protein, encoding MYLKNPFRMKDWRIREFLSLIIAVQVVFSVFLLLDFAGLNVPIVKNIVGFIFILFVPGMLLLRLLDLDGIKHNGPVLLYTVGLSLASLMLVGFLMNTIYPLFGISKPLSFVSIFATINVLIVILCFICYKIDKGRRYKLILRNLKDMVIKKSPPNHVNVKNLMTSKVLFPLLIPFLSVLGAYMMNVYQFNILTMLMIFLIGLMALLVGIGKINSKYYSLWIFVISFSLLLHKSLITNYIWGWDVNIEYFLANQVVVNSFWDQNLPMNYNSMLSVMMMVPIFSTFINTGLIWIMKIVYPFIFSLTPLGLYYVFHKQTSPRIAFFAAFFFMIQFTFYTEMVSLIRQQVAELMLVLVLMIMVNEQMDVIKRSVLAIIFGMSIVVAHYGLAYIMMFILSVSMIFLYLIDKNPVNIFKKYLARGKLVDNEKGEINTKIKRYRSIIGNSRIIITPPFVALFILFILIWDIYTSNSTIFQSFVNIGCSIIGNLYSFMDPNATQGLSLVMQQQVTPLRNLQKNFYLISQLFIAVGILALLFGKDGMKFKKEFKALSLAAFIVLMAGVFLPFFSSQMNTSRLYHMSLIILAPFCIIGIIKVFHLFRPVLRFKPFSKISRNNLFTVISIFLVVFLFFDTGFTYQILDRADVTSIALSTTCDFPKFDQREVTSGEWLQKYSYNGTDIYADKNRASVLNSMVSCMEIPAYFDLVNSTSYIFLGTVNIARNKVLISQMAGANIVINEGYRPPDEILSERFRIYDDGGSYIYGSAVRG